AAGCTTCTCACAGAGAGCTTTCTGCCACGAACAGATAACATTTGGATCCTCCACATGACAGTAGTGATAATAGAGGAGCACTTTCCCTGGAcccctgaaagagaagcagtGCAGGAGATTTAGTTAAATCACCTCAAAACAGTTAAATGACCTGGGTGACAAACTGGACTCAGATAGATACAGGTGCAGTTGCTGTTCAGGGATGTGTCCAGTTTCAGGTATCCAGGCAGAAATATCCACCGACTGCAccttcagctccatcagctgctgacCTTCAGAGTCTTCTTCGATCCTCTTTAACAGACGCTCGTATGTCGCCGTCATGAGCTGCTGTATTTCTGAATGGTGCATCCTGGCTACGTGTTTGTGAATGGCAGAGTGGTCCATGAAggtctggctgcagcagcaccagaaggTTCCCTCCTGACGACTGCTGTCTCGTTTTGATGCAACAAAGGCAGCAAATGACTGCAAACGAAAAAAAACTGATTGGTAATTTTGCATTGCTTCTATTATTGCACTTCTGAAATGGTAACAATTTTAGAGACGAACCTCAACTCACCTTTCTTCTACATAAATTGTAATACCTCCTCTGTGGGGCAGAAAGTTGTTTCTCCCGTTTCAACTCACTCGATATTGAACTCTCCAGCTCCCAGTCCAAGAACAAGCCTTCAGGATCCTCGGCCATTTTCAACCTCTTACcactgaacaaaacaaaacaaaacagcgcCTAAAGTTCTAACACAGCAAAATTACAATAAACCATATTAAACACGACAATCTACAGTCAATTCAGCTTGTCTTCCGGATTATCGCAAACCGTGGCAGAAAGGAATAACGGCAACACGGACCCTCAAAAAAGGCGCACCTTCCGGTTGAACTCTGGCCGCCCCGGAAGCGCACATCTTGAAAGAGACCGCTATTATTTTTCTGCACCCACAGCGGCGCTGGAAGATCTAGAAGCTAATTTAGCTTACTAAtcagttgtttgtttgttcgttttttattttaataaatttcCCCATCGACTTGAAGCCTGTAGAAATGTCCAGGAGACGACACGCCGACGATAATGACGGTAGGTCCGCGTTGGTTTCATTCGTTCGTGTGGTTCCTAAGTGTTAGCAGGCGTGTTAGcctgctgctggttttgctgTGTTGTGGTGCTCTCAGGTTCGGTGTTTGTAGATTATCCTACGGTGCAACACTAACGCCCTCCAAATCAATCTACACATAAAACGAGACAAATTAAATGAGTTTATTGTGGTTTTATTAAACTAAAAAGATTAGCGGGGGTAAGGTGGCGAGTGAATTCATTCACCCCAGGCTACAGCTAGCTTGCCGTTCTGGGGGCAGTAACCCACCCAAACCTTTCAGCTGAAACGTGCTGTTAATCATTTCAAAGGCGATACCTCATTTAATGTGCTCTTAGTTGTGATCCACTGATGTTTATTTGAAGGTGAACCGAACAGCGTGCATGTGTTGTGCATTGAACCCGAGCATAAAATGCTTTATACTGCTGCACAAGTCATGATTTGGTTTGCGTTGAGAGGTTTTTGCCTCTTGATTTTTCCCTCACTTTTCTATTATTTCCAACTCTTTCCAGGAGGACAGGCCCACAAAAGGCGGAGGACCTCAGAACCCATTGAAATCGAAGACCGCTTGGAGTCACTGATATGTCGCGTTGGTGAGAAGGTGaaaacagcctcacacagcATCACCTGTCTCCATTCAAATAAAAGCACCTGCAAGTCCTAAAAGATTACACTTCCCTTTCAGAGTACATCTTCACTGGAGAGCAATTTGGAGGGTCTGGCAGGCGTGTTGGAAGCAGACCTTCcaaactacaaaaacaaaatcttGCGAATTTTATGTGCAGTGTAAGTTTTGGCCAGCAGTTCACGCTCTAGATTAGTGTCTGATCAGGAGATTTTAAaaccttgttttgtctgcagtgcACGCCTTCTACCGGAGAAGCTGACCGTGTATACCACGTTAGTCGGCCTACTGAACGCCCGGAACTACAATTTTGGGGGCGAGTTTGTGGAGGCCATGATCAGGCAACTCAAGGAGACGCTGAAAAACAACCTGTATGATGAAGCTGTTCACCTGGTGAGCTGGTGCTTTACAAGCACTTCAAATGATGCGCGTGTGGGTTCTTTCACGCGATGCTTTTGTTGTAGGTGCGTTTTCTGTCCGATTTGGTCAACTGTCATGTGATCGCCGCTCCGTCGATGGTGGCCATGTTTGAAAACTTTGTCAGTGTTACTCAGGAGGAAGACGTCCCACAGGTAGCTGCATCTGCCCCCAGTGCACGTTCACTTCTTTTATCTCGCACTTGTTTCAAGAGTTTTCTGGATTTTTGTTCTTCTAAAGACGTCTTGTTGGTATCATCAGGTTCGGTCGGACTGGTTTGTATATGTGGTGCTTTCATGTCTTCCCTGGGTTGGAAAAGAGCTTTATGAGAAGAAAGATGTGGAGATGGACCGGCTGCTCAGTCAGATCGAAGGTTATCTAAAGTAAGGATGTCGCAGTTCTCACGTTTTCTTTCAGTGCTTCTGTAAAGTTCTCTTCATGTGTTGGTGCCTGAAAAACCACTTATTGTTTTCCAAGGAGGAGAGTAAAGACACATGTACCCATGCTGCAGGTGTGGACGGCAGAGAAGCCACACCCACAGGAGGAGGTAAGCCATGGGGGGACGAGGTACAGACGGTTTCAGGCGAGATgatgttctttctttcttccttggCTCATTCTCaagcttctctttctttcttcagtaCCTGGACTGTCTTTGGGCCCAGATTCAGAAGCTAAAGAAAGACCGCTGGCAGGAGCGCCACATCCTCCGGCCCTACATTGCTTTTGACAGCGTGCTGTGTGAGGCGCTGCAGCACAACCTGCCCCCCTTCACCCCTCCAGGACACATGCCTGACGCACAGTACCCCATGCCCCGAGTGGTCTTCCGCATGTTCGACTACACTGACGCCCCAGAGGTACAAAAGATCAGTTAGCCCAATGCTGCGCGGTGATACTGGAGGCTAGCGTTCCTCTGCTCACCATCAGGGTCCCGTGATGCCTGGCAGCCATTCTGTGGAGAGATTTGTAATCGAGGAAAACCTGCACTGTATCATCAAGACCCATTGGAAAGAGAGGAAGACCTGGTGGGTGGCGGCCTTCagcctgctgcttctgcttcgtTACGCAGTGTTttaacacttcctgtcttttcctTTCCGTGTTAGTGCTGCACAGCTGCTGAGCTACCCTGGAAAAAACAAGATTCCTCTCAACTATCACATCGTGGAGGCACGAAACCTTCGATAGATGGTGGCTGGGCGGTAACGACCGTGGAATGAGTGTTTTAAAGTGGCGTTTCCCTCTGCTCAGGTGATCTTTGGAGAGCTGTTCCAGCTGCCCGTCCCCCCCCACATCGACGTCATGTACACCACGCTGCTGATCGAGCTCTGCAAACTGCAGCCGGGCTCGTTGCCACAAGTCGTATCCCCCCTAGTTGATTATGACCTTTCCAACAAGTCCGTTAATGAATCTGTGGTGTTGTGAACAAATGTGGTGCTGATTGGGCCTTGACAGGTGGGCGTTAGTTGGCCCAGGCCACAGAGATGATGTACATGCGACTGGACACCATGAACACCACCTGCATAGACAGGTGACCCCCCCTCAGCACGCTGGCAGCCCCCCTGTGGGACACACAGCCTCACTCTCACCTTTGTGTTTCCAGACTAATCAACTGGTTTTCTCACCACCTGAGCaacttccagttcagatggagCTGGGATGACTGGTgagtgagccccccccccccatgagctGTTCATCACTCCTTAGCCGTCCGGTGATCATTCGCTGTCTTTTCCAGGTCTGACTGTCTGGCTGTGGATCAGGAAATGCCCAAACCCAAATTTGTCAAAGAGGTCCTGGAGAAGTGCATGAGGTGTGCACGTTTCCTCCGACCACGTCTGTATCCGGGGGCTTTGGGGACGCCGCTCATTTCTCGTCTCCCTGCAGGCTGTCGTACCACCAGCGGATCGTGGACCTCGTCCCTCCCACCTTCTCAGGGCTCATCCCAGCGGAACCCATCAGTATTTACAAATATGGAGAGGAGAGCTCCTGTAAGTCCTCCGGATCTTTGATGCTTTCATCTTCCCACTCATCATTCCATTAAATAAAGGAGCAGGAATCTGAGCAGCGAGCAGCTCCTGATCTGGGAGCAGTGAGGAACTTCTCGCTCAACCTTCTAGACAGTCTTGATCTGCAGCCCGGCTTTGCTCTCCCTCCGTGCAGCTTCGTTGCCGGGATACCCTGTGGCCATCACCATGGGGAACGCCATCAAGAACCGAGCAACCAATGAGGAGATCCTGGCCATCCTCAAAGAGCTGCCCAACCCAAACCAAGACGACGACGACGGTCAGTTCTGGCGGTTTTGCCGCGCTGGTCGGTCGTCTTTGACGTCTCAGACCAAAGACAAACATCCTCCTTTACATCAAAGGGAAGTGGGCGAGTTCTGGAATGTCCTCCGGCACTCAGCCTCTGGTTTTGtttgttctcctcttccagACGAGGGCGAGACTTTCAACCCCCTGAAGGTCGACGTGTTCCTGCAGACTTTGCTCAGCGTGGCGTCCAAATCCTTCAGCCACTCCTTCAGCGCCCTGGGAAAGtgagttcctctgctgggaatAAACCAGGCCGCGCTCCGTGCAAACCTGTTTGGATTTTCCAGGTTCCACGAGATCCTGAAGACGCTGACGGAGAGCGACGAGGGGAAGCTGCACATCCTGAAGGTGGTGTACGATGTGTGGAGGAATCACCCGCAGGTAAACCCGGGTCATCGCCAGCTATTGGCGCCGCCGGCCGCTTGCAGGTGTGACGCCTGTTGACGTCTTTCCAGATGATCGCGGTCCTGGTGGACAAGATGATCCGGACGCAGATAACGGACTGCGCCGCTGTAGCCAACTGGCTCTTCTCTCAGGACATGGCGCATGAGTTCACCAGGTGAGTCGCCAAGCCCGTAGCGTGAGTGTGTAAGGAGGGGAACCGATGCCGTACCG
This genomic stretch from Takifugu flavidus isolate HTHZ2018 chromosome 9, ASM371156v2, whole genome shotgun sequence harbors:
- the LOC130531449 gene encoding nuclear cap-binding protein subunit 1; translation: MSRRRHADDNDGGQAHKRRRTSEPIEIEDRLESLICRVGEKSTSSLESNLEGLAGVLEADLPNYKNKILRILCAVARLLPEKLTVYTTLVGLLNARNYNFGGEFVEAMIRQLKETLKNNLYDEAVHLVRFLSDLVNCHVIAAPSMVAMFENFVSVTQEEDVPQVRSDWFVYVVLSCLPWVGKELYEKKDVEMDRLLSQIEGYLKRRVKTHVPMLQVWTAEKPHPQEEYLDCLWAQIQKLKKDRWQERHILRPYIAFDSVLCEALQHNLPPFTPPGHMPDAQYPMPRVVFRMFDYTDAPEGPVMPGSHSVERFVIEENLHCIIKTHWKERKTCAAQLLSYPGKNKIPLNYHIVEVIFGELFQLPVPPHIDVMYTTLLIELCKLQPGSLPQVLAQATEMMYMRLDTMNTTCIDRLINWFSHHLSNFQFRWSWDDWSDCLAVDQEMPKPKFVKEVLEKCMRLSYHQRIVDLVPPTFSGLIPAEPISIYKYGEESSSSLPGYPVAITMGNAIKNRATNEEILAILKELPNPNQDDDDDEGETFNPLKVDVFLQTLLSVASKSFSHSFSALGKFHEILKTLTESDEGKLHILKVVYDVWRNHPQMIAVLVDKMIRTQITDCAAVANWLFSQDMAHEFTRLYIWEILHSTIRKMDKHVQKIQQELEEAKDKLEKQQHKRRDSGDDEDMDKASEDEEGQLEEQIERLQEKVESAQSEQKNLFLVIFQRFIMLLTEHLVRCETGSVDISTPWYKNCIERLQQIFLMHHVTIQQYMGTLENLLFTAELDHHILAVYQQFCALQL